From Cognatishimia activa, one genomic window encodes:
- the ureG gene encoding urease accessory protein UreG gives MTKMNGPLRVGIGGPVGAGKTTLTARLSEALKDQFSIGVITNDIYTQEDAEALMRMQILPQDRIIGVETGGCPHTAIREDASINLAAVAEMQERHADLEIVLIESGGDNLSATFSPELADLTVYVIDVAAGEEIPRKGGPALTRSDILVINKIDLAPHVGASLEVMQADANTARGSRPFVFTNLKTGEGVTDVLGILKNLSGLS, from the coding sequence ATGACCAAAATGAACGGGCCCCTGCGCGTGGGGATTGGTGGACCCGTTGGGGCAGGAAAAACGACTTTGACAGCGCGCCTTTCGGAGGCCCTAAAAGATCAATTTTCGATCGGAGTGATCACCAACGACATTTACACTCAGGAAGACGCCGAAGCCCTGATGCGCATGCAAATCCTGCCCCAAGACCGGATTATTGGTGTTGAAACAGGCGGTTGCCCGCATACGGCCATTCGTGAAGATGCCTCTATCAACCTGGCAGCAGTGGCTGAAATGCAGGAACGACACGCGGATCTGGAGATTGTTTTGATAGAAAGCGGAGGCGACAATCTGTCTGCGACCTTCAGCCCGGAATTGGCGGATTTGACGGTCTATGTGATCGATGTCGCTGCCGGCGAAGAAATACCGCGCAAAGGTGGCCCGGCCCTGACACGCTCGGACATCTTAGTCATCAATAAGATTGATTTGGCACCACATGTCGGCGCTTCATTGGAGGTGATGCAAGCGGACGCCAATACAGCGCGGGGATCCCGTCCCTTTGTGTTTACAAATCTGAAGACTGGTGAAGGTGTGACGGATGTGCTTGGGATTTTGAAGAACCTGTCGGGTCTGTCATAA
- a CDS encoding LysR substrate-binding domain-containing protein, with product MSSTRSLPSFSLLRCFEAAARYESFSAAADELNLSQGAISRHVKDLEAFVGTALFRREGRGVRLTEAGTSLARDVSADLDRLRSTFDHAIAAGGDRKVIRMSAPSTFSCRWLLPRLPAFKELHPEIEFIVSSRAGPYDLTEARDDLAIHFGGLDWPHSQLTTLCFESLVVVAAPTLLKPSTKSPVEHLKPLPRLHMQSRPDLWNDVSQAYNLTDEPVGSGSYFDQFSLVIAAAKAAMGAAILPTYLIESELKDGSLVKLLDVPVKDMRGYVIVTPLTPRAPLIKEFINWLKTQVS from the coding sequence ATGAGCAGTACCCGTTCATTACCAAGCTTTTCGCTCTTGAGATGCTTCGAGGCGGCCGCCCGATACGAAAGTTTTTCGGCCGCGGCCGATGAATTAAACCTGTCTCAAGGTGCCATAAGCCGTCACGTCAAAGATCTTGAAGCATTTGTGGGAACTGCCCTTTTTCGCCGCGAAGGGCGCGGCGTCCGGTTAACGGAAGCTGGTACCTCTTTGGCGCGCGATGTATCTGCGGATCTTGATCGCCTGCGCAGCACATTCGATCACGCAATTGCTGCCGGTGGTGACCGCAAGGTCATTCGAATGTCAGCTCCGTCAACGTTCTCCTGCCGCTGGCTATTGCCGCGATTGCCCGCTTTTAAAGAATTACATCCAGAAATCGAATTCATCGTTTCAAGTCGAGCGGGGCCTTATGATCTGACCGAAGCGCGTGATGATCTCGCCATCCATTTTGGTGGGTTAGATTGGCCTCACTCCCAGCTGACAACCCTTTGTTTTGAAAGCCTTGTGGTTGTAGCCGCGCCCACACTTTTGAAACCAAGTACGAAATCGCCTGTTGAGCATTTGAAACCTTTGCCGCGACTTCACATGCAAAGCAGACCCGATCTATGGAACGATGTTTCACAGGCCTACAATCTAACAGATGAGCCTGTGGGCAGCGGGTCATATTTCGACCAGTTCAGCCTCGTGATTGCCGCTGCCAAGGCGGCAATGGGGGCGGCGATCCTACCGACGTATCTCATTGAATCTGAACTTAAGGATGGCAGCCTCGTGAAGCTCTTAGATGTTCCCGTCAAAGACATGCGCGGCTATGTGATTGTAACACCGCTCACACCACGAGCTCCGCTGATTAAAGAATTCATTAACTGGTTGAAGACACAGGTTTCTTAG
- a CDS encoding urease accessory protein UreF: MGVPIPMNMATVRTIIPMPIDAKLLTLTQWLSPAFPLGSFAYSHGLEQAVRSGWVDSPEDLQEWLFDIAHHGSGLADAIWIRLAYETEIDTEIEALNMQCRAYAPSLERLREGERQGQAFARVTSEVWQMRLPSLQLPIALGRAAKLAKLPIDAVTALYLQAFLANLVAAAQRLMPLGQTDAQTIVARLNQSCLEIAAAAADKSLEDISSSAFLSDIAAMRHETLQPRIFQS, from the coding sequence ATGGGCGTACCCATTCCCATGAACATGGCCACAGTGCGCACGATCATTCCCATGCCCATTGACGCCAAGCTTCTCACCCTGACGCAGTGGCTGTCTCCTGCTTTCCCACTAGGCTCGTTTGCCTATTCACATGGATTGGAACAAGCCGTGAGAAGCGGCTGGGTGGACAGCCCTGAAGATCTGCAAGAATGGCTTTTCGACATCGCGCACCACGGCAGCGGACTTGCTGACGCGATTTGGATCAGGTTGGCCTACGAGACTGAAATCGATACCGAGATTGAGGCGCTGAACATGCAATGCCGCGCTTATGCGCCTTCATTAGAACGACTGCGCGAAGGGGAACGTCAGGGACAGGCCTTTGCGCGTGTGACATCTGAAGTCTGGCAAATGCGTTTGCCGTCTTTGCAGCTCCCAATTGCACTTGGACGAGCAGCCAAACTGGCGAAACTACCGATCGATGCTGTCACTGCGCTCTACCTGCAGGCCTTTCTTGCAAATCTGGTGGCTGCGGCACAGCGGTTGATGCCGCTCGGTCAAACTGATGCGCAAACCATTGTGGCGCGTCTCAACCAATCTTGCTTAGAAATCGCTGCCGCGGCTGCAGACAAGAGCCTTGAAGACATATCCTCAAGTGCATTTCTCTCTGACATTGCCGCAATGCGTCACGAAACGCTTCAACCAAGGATCTTTCAATCATGA
- a CDS encoding urease accessory protein UreE: MLPLAQTLHRHSHADHADTVTLSYDARFLRRKRLETDGGVPFVIDLEKTESLDQGDALELSDGRLIKVRAAAEEVLIVTGANLQRLAWHIGNRHTPCQIEADRLVIQNDPVIKHMLEHLDAEIIEATEPFTPEGGAYGHGRTHSHEHGHSAHDHSHAH, from the coding sequence ATGCTGCCATTGGCCCAAACCCTCCATCGTCATTCCCATGCAGATCATGCGGACACAGTCACCCTCTCCTATGATGCGCGCTTCCTTCGGCGAAAGCGTTTGGAAACCGACGGCGGCGTTCCCTTTGTGATTGATCTCGAAAAAACCGAGTCATTGGATCAAGGTGATGCGCTAGAGCTTTCGGATGGGCGTCTGATCAAGGTGCGGGCCGCGGCAGAAGAGGTTCTGATTGTCACAGGAGCAAATTTGCAGCGATTAGCCTGGCATATCGGGAACCGGCACACCCCCTGTCAGATCGAAGCGGATCGACTGGTCATTCAAAACGATCCAGTGATCAAACATATGCTTGAACACCTGGATGCAGAGATCATTGAGGCAACAGAACCTTTCACGCCTGAAGGTGGGGCCTATGGGCATGGGCGTACCCATTCCCATGAACATGGCCACAGTGCGCACGATCATTCCCATGCCCATTGA
- a CDS encoding aldehyde dehydrogenase family protein — protein MEHAEVLKVNGFSHAELVGGTLAVKSPIDGATVATIAETLAEDMEAIIAKSQQAFKTWRNVPAPRRGELVRLLGEELRAAKDELGALVTLEAGKITSEGLGEVQEMIDICDFAVGLSRQLYGLTIASERPGHHMRETWQPLGPVGIISAFNFPVAVWCWNTALALVCGDPVIWKPSEKTPLTALASMKVLEKALARFGDDAPEGLAQIVIGGADIGAALVDSKDVPIISATGSTRMGGIVGPKVSARWGRPILELGGNNAMIVAPSADLEMAVRAIVFSAVGTAGQRCTTLRRLIVHKSIKDELVAKIKSAYENLPVGDPRVEGTLIGPLVDQAAQDAMAAALKSAESEGGKVFGGQASKDGVEGGVYVKPALVQMPGQTKTVETETFVPILYVMDYDTLEEAIEMQNAVPQGLSSCIFTLNVREAETFLSTAGSDCGIANVNIGPSGAEIGGAFGGEKETGGGRESGSDAWKGYMRRQTSTVNYSSELPLAQGVKFDI, from the coding sequence ATGGAACACGCGGAAGTTCTTAAAGTGAACGGGTTTTCCCATGCCGAGCTGGTGGGGGGAACTCTGGCTGTTAAATCCCCCATTGACGGCGCGACGGTCGCCACCATTGCCGAAACACTCGCAGAGGATATGGAGGCCATCATTGCAAAGTCTCAACAGGCTTTCAAAACATGGCGCAATGTTCCTGCCCCACGCCGGGGTGAGCTGGTACGTCTTTTGGGGGAAGAACTGCGTGCTGCCAAAGATGAACTTGGCGCATTGGTTACGCTTGAGGCGGGCAAAATCACCTCGGAAGGGCTTGGTGAAGTCCAGGAAATGATCGATATCTGCGATTTTGCGGTTGGTCTATCTCGTCAACTATACGGGCTTACCATCGCGTCAGAACGTCCGGGGCATCATATGCGAGAAACCTGGCAACCGCTGGGTCCGGTTGGGATCATTTCTGCGTTCAATTTCCCTGTTGCTGTCTGGTGTTGGAATACTGCATTGGCTCTGGTTTGTGGCGACCCAGTCATCTGGAAACCGTCGGAAAAAACACCACTGACGGCACTTGCGTCTATGAAGGTTCTGGAAAAAGCTCTGGCCCGCTTTGGTGATGATGCACCAGAAGGCTTGGCGCAGATTGTCATTGGCGGTGCAGACATTGGCGCTGCGCTGGTGGATAGCAAAGATGTTCCGATTATCTCGGCGACGGGCTCAACCCGCATGGGGGGAATTGTCGGGCCAAAGGTTTCAGCGCGTTGGGGGCGTCCAATTCTGGAACTCGGCGGAAATAACGCCATGATCGTCGCGCCGTCAGCTGATCTCGAAATGGCTGTGCGCGCGATCGTTTTCTCTGCCGTTGGTACAGCCGGTCAGCGCTGCACCACGTTGCGTCGTTTGATCGTTCACAAATCGATCAAAGACGAATTGGTCGCAAAAATTAAGTCTGCCTACGAGAACTTGCCTGTTGGTGACCCTCGCGTTGAGGGCACTCTGATTGGCCCACTTGTCGATCAAGCCGCGCAAGATGCAATGGCCGCAGCTCTGAAATCTGCAGAGTCAGAAGGGGGCAAAGTCTTTGGTGGTCAAGCTTCTAAGGACGGTGTTGAGGGCGGTGTCTATGTGAAGCCAGCTCTGGTTCAAATGCCGGGGCAAACCAAAACGGTCGAAACCGAAACCTTCGTTCCGATCCTCTATGTGATGGATTACGATACCCTGGAAGAAGCGATTGAGATGCAGAACGCAGTTCCGCAGGGGCTGTCTTCTTGTATCTTTACACTGAACGTCCGTGAAGCGGAGACTTTCCTGTCCACAGCCGGTTCTGACTGTGGCATCGCCAATGTAAACATCGGACCATCCGGTGCTGAAATTGGTGGAGCATTTGGTGGTGAAAAGGAAACCGGCGGGGGGCGTGAAAGCGGTTCAGATGCCTGGAAAGGTTATATGCGTCGCCAGACTTCCACGGTGAATTACTCTTCGGAACTGCCACTGGCACAGGGCGTAAAGTTCGATATCTAA